AGCATATTCAGCAATTTGAGGGAATTCGTTCCTGGTCTAGGGGTGAAGGTGTTGAGAAGCAGGAAGGGTTGACGTTTCAAATCAATGGTCAGCCAATTCTTCACGTTGATTCACAGGGGCGGGCAACTACGTTTACGCCAGAAAAGGTTCAGGAAATGGAGGCAGGTGTTGAACCGAAAGCTGGGATGTCAGGGATGGCAGATGGTTTAATGTCGCCTGAATTGAACCAAGAGAGGGAGTCTGGAGATTCTCAAACTTTGGAGGATTTGACTGGGAAACACCCCAATCGCCAGGAACGCAACGCACAGTTAGAAGTTTTAGCGGAACTGATGGTACCGTTGGTATTGGAGCAACTTAAGCGCGATCGCGTGAGCCGGGAGGACAATCAGCCGCAATCAACGAAGGAGGCACAACCGGAACTGTTTGAAGGGTTCTTTTCGGTTAGTCCCAATCAAGGAGTTGAGAGAACTCGAAAGGAACCTGGAGAGATTCATCCAAGTGTACCTCATCATTCTGGGGAGTCAGTAGGGAGGATAAATCGGCAACCGACAAAGAAGGGTTTGGATGCGGTTATGGAGTCTGTTGAGCGATTGCCGGAGGCTTCGGTTAAGTCTCTGATGCAGGGGTTGACCTCCCAGATGCAGCCGCCGCCGTTGTCTCGTGATTCGTCGATTTCTCAGGTACAGGAATTGGTGCGGGAACGCTTGGGCAAACGTCACAGAGATAAGACTCGTTGGTGGCAAACGCTATCGGTGACGGTGCAATCCTCAATGGCTAAGGTACGGGGTTATTGGCAGCAGTATCGAGCCGCATCTACGCTGAAGCGGTTTGCTCATCAGATTCAGCTACGTTCGGGGCAGATTTATGAGGGGGCTTCCTATCGTCTATCTAAGCAGGGGTTAAGGTACAGGCTTGCTGATCAACAGAATAATCCCCTGATGGAATTTGATGCAACGGTTTTGGGGGTTAGGGTGGATCAGAGGTTGCCGCCATTAGCTGAGGCGGATTTGGCACAGGTGCAACAGTTGGAGGCTTCTGTGGCAGCGTCTCGGCAGCCTGAGGGCGGCTTTCGGTCAATGGCAAACCATGAAGCTGATTATTTGGCACGGGTGAATCGGATTACCCAGGCTTTGAGTGATTATGCCGCGACTCAGGGCGGGAATGTGCGGATTGATGGCAAGTTTTCCTATAAGTGGCGGGCTACGGCTGATGGTCGAGTACGCATCGATGCTAAGGATGGGCGCGGAGCGTTGCTGGCTAAGGCTGGGGGGGAGTTACGCAGCCGCATGGATGAGAAGGATTTGGTGCATTTTGAGCAGGTTTTGAAGGCGCTGGTTGTACAGACTCAACCTGAGTCGGGGGTGTCTGTCGGGAAGCCAAGTCGGAAGATGCAGTTGGAGATGGATTGATTATGAGTTTAGCTGAAGTTACTGTGGCGATTGAGTCGGGTTGTCATGTTGTTTCGCTACAAGCGTCGTTAATTGAGCGGGTGAATGTGATTCGGGCGATTGAGCGGGAGTTAGCGATCGCGTTTGGGTTACCTTGTTATTTGTGGAATTTGGGAGCGGGGCGTTTTCAGGAGTTGTCGCCGTCTGTTTCCCGTCAGGGGAATTCGGATGTGTGCGGTGTGGAGCGATCGCAGCCACTGGATGTGCTGGAGTTTTTGTCTCACCAGCCTGGGTCGGGAGTCTATATTTTAGAAGATTTGCATCCGTTTTTGGATCAGGAAGCCGATGATGTGCCATCTCGGATGGTGGCGGGGCGAGTGGTGTCTCGGCTGATTAATATTGCTTCGGATCGGTCGGGGGGTTCGATATATCTGATTTTACTGGGGTTGCAGAACGTGGAGCTGCCAGAGGTGATTAGGAGCCTGATTCCGGAGGTTTGGTATCCTTTGCCGGATTATCAGGAGAGAGAGGCGATGCTGCGCCAGTTTTTACCTCAGATTGAATCGGGAGTCGATTTAGAGATAGTTCCTACATTAGCGCAACGAGCAGGTGGGCTGTCTATTGAGGAGATTAAGATGAGTTTGCGCTTGGCTGTGGCGAAAAGTGGTGGTTCTTTGGCTTCAAAGGGGGTGGGTTTACTGCTGGATTTTAAGGTGGAGCGCTTGAAGCAGTTTGATTTGGCGTTTACACCGTCACCCGATGTGTCGGATTTTGGTGGGATGGATCGGATTCGGGACGCTATTGATGGGGTGAAGCGGGATTACACTCAGGCGGCTAGGCGGTTGGGGATTCCTTTGCCCAAGGGGTGGTTGCTGGTGGGTCCTCCGGGGACGGGGAAGACGTTGGTTTGCCAGTTCTGTGCTAAGATGCTGGAGTTTCCGCTGATTAGCGTAGATACGGGTGCGATCGCGGCGGGCGGTGCGTCTTATTTGCGGCGGTTAATTGACCGGGTGGAGGCATCGGCACCGGCTGTGGTTTATTTGGATGAGTTTGATAAGCTGTTTCCTGATCCCGGTGTTCCGGCTGATGTGAAGCAGCGCCAGGTGCTGGGATTTCTGCTGACGTGGTTACAGAATAAGGTTTCTCAGACATTTGTGATTGCTACGCTGAATCGGTTGGATGCTTTGCCGCCGGAGTTAACACGCTTGGGGCGGTTTGATGAGATTTTCTATGTGGATTTCCCCCAAGCGGGTGAGCGTAAGGATATTTTACACTTACATTTAGCACGATTTGACCGCCGCTATCGCCATGGCTCGGTGTTGACGATGAAGGAATGGCGGATTCTGCTGTCTCGCACGGTTAATTGTACGGGGGCTGAGTTGGCGGGGATGGTGGAGAAGGCAGCTAAGCGGCAGTTCCATGCTGGGGCGAGGGAAATTGTTTTGGGGTTGGATGAGCTGATGGCGGCGCGGGAAGAGATTACTCCGCTGTATATGGCGGATACGGATCGCCTGCTGCGGATGCGGAATGCGGCAAAACGGATGGCGACTTCGGCGGCGTCTGTGGATGATTCAGCGTATGCGCCACCGCCGATGACGTTGTGGGGGAATGTAGAGGGGGATTCGAGTGTTTTTTCTTCAGGAACAGATGTTAATGCCATTCTCCCTGAAGGGTAAAGGCTGCCCAATAATAAGGGTTTTGCCAATCAACATTACTTTGCCACATGGCTAATTGTGCCTGTCGCAAGGCTTCGGCTGGAGGCAGATTTTCTTGGAGATATTTTTGATAAAATTGGCTCATTAGTTCAGCAGTTGATGCATCATTAACGTTGTAGAGTTGACCTAGACTGTTGAGAATGGCGACTTCTGTGGCTTTGGCACTTGCTTGCAGCCATCTATGATGTTTGGGTTGCGATCGCAGCTGATAAATCCCACAGACGGGCAGTTTCATCACCACATCTTCCCTGACAAGAGACAAGGTTTAACTTGTAATCTTTTTTAAAGAACCATCCAACCTTCTGGCTATTGAAGTCAACTTAACGGTTCACTGGACAGTTGAAACCGCTGCTACACTTGCCTTACATCCGCCGGAGTCTCCCCTCGAACAACACTAATCGAACAACACTAAGGGCGGCTGCCCATAAGTTATACAATAACAGTAAGAATCGATACTCAAAGGTTATACCGTGCCAAAACTGACGATTGAAGTCCCTGAAGAAAACAAGGAGCGTCTGCAAACGCTTCTGGTTCGTAGCCAAGCAGGTGAACTGACGCCGAGTGAACAACAGGAACTTAATCAGTATCTAGCGATTGAGGACATTGAGGAGACGAGAGCATTTACACCGTCTCAATCTTTGGGTTCAGGGTATCACGATGATAGTTCGCCCAACCTGTTTACACAGAACAGTTCTCTAACACAATCGGTGTCAGAGGTAGGAATGATGGGACAGTCATTGGCAAAGGGAAACCAATCCCCTGATACCCCAGAAACCTATATCAGGCTGATTCTGGAACCTCAACACAAGAAAACTCTGGAAAAGGCGGCGGCTAAACGGTGTTTAACTCTGAGTGAATATTTACTTGAACTTGTTCTGGATGCAGCGACTCAGGAATTAGCGACTCCAGAACCCATGGTTTTAGATGAACAAGACTGGGATATCTTTGCCTCTGCTTTGAAAAATCCACCTGAACCCAATAGGGTTTTAAAAGAGGCGTTTAAAAGGCATCAAAATTAATCGGGGAATGGGTAACTGTATGACAGAAATGGTGTAGCATCTATTGTTTTGTAAACAGGAATCGTCTTGAGGTGACATGGATATTTAAACCGATAGATAACTCGGTAAACCGGGATAACTTTGACTGCGGCGTTCCGGAATTAAATGACTATCTTAAAAAATATGCTAAACAAAATCATCAAAAGGGTATCGCTAAAACCTTCGTAGCCATTCCCGAAGAGGGAGAACCGAATGTTGCGGGTTATTATTCGGTGAGTATGTCAGAAATTCAACGGGAGTTGATGCCGAAAAGTTATGGGAAAGGATTGCCTCGTTATCCGGTTCCAGCGATGCGGATGGGAAAACTGGCAGTTGATTCCTCTATGCAGGGTAAAAAGTTGGGAGAAGCTTTGCTGATGGAGTGCTTGCGTCGTGCGATTCGCATTTCTCAGGATGTGGGTATTTTTGCGGTTGTAGTTGATGCACTGAATGAGGAGGCTAAGGCGTTTTATTTGAGATATGGTTTTATCGCGTTACCAAGTAATTCGCTGTCATTATTTATTCCTTTGAAAACAGTAGCAAAGGCGATGGGTTCGTAGTGAAGGAACCTTCGCCCATTGCCCATAATTGCAATGCTGCAATAACAGAGGTTTCAGGTGTTTTTATTAGGGGTGTTTGACCGGAAATGATATTAATTGTCTCCGCAGTGCAGAGACAATTTCTGGGTCATGTTCTTTTTAGCAAATCCTGTGACTAAGCTGTTCGGCATTTAAACCTTAATGTCAATAATGGTGAAATCCTTGTAGTGCGAGCATCTTGCTCGCTACTAATACCCAATTTAAATGCATGACAGCTTATATCCCAATTAAGCCGCGATCGCTCTCTTCTGGGAGCCTATCATGAAAGAAAGTCAGCTAGAGGATAGCTGGGGTTGTCAACCACGTTACAACTTCTGTTCAACGTATAAGTTGGTGGATACAATTAAACTGGGCGCACGTCGGTGCGCCCCTACATAATAATGGCATATTTGGATTTAACGCCATTCTCCCTGAAGGGTAAAGGCTGCCCAAAAATAAGGGTTTCGCCAATCAATATTTTCACTTTGCCACATCGCTAATTGTGCTTGTCGCAAGGCTTCAGCAGGAGGCAGATTTTCTTGCAGATATTTTTGATAAAATTTGCTCATGAGGGGGAAGTTGATAGTTGGTGATGCTATCTTTAGTGACTGCCCATAGGTAACTGCGCTCTTCACCAAGGGAGTATTGTAATAAGATTGTGTCTTTATCCAGGAGTTGTTGTTGGACTTGGGTTAAGGTCAAAGGTTGAGGATATTGAAGCGCACCGTAGTTAGGACTTTTCAAGCGAATCTCGTCTTGAAGATTTTTATATTTAGACCAAACCGTTTGTCGGGTTTGTTCAAGTTGGTCGGCTTGTGCTTGGCTATAATAACCTCTGGATAACTCAATTCTACGTTTTTCTATTCCATCGAGTTCTTCTTGTAAATTGCGCTCTTGTTCGAGTAATTGTGGATCAACGCCTTGGCGGATATCGACATTCGCTTCGGCGAGGAGTTCGATTAGGCTTCTAGCACGGGAACGTTCGCTGGCGTAGAATGCTTGGGCATCATAGCCTTTGGTGGGGTCTTTTTGATGCAGTTGCATTAAAATATCAATGTATGTTTCATAAATATTTTGTTGAGAAGAAAAATAAGTGGTACGGAAGTCTGGACTAATCAAATATGTTCGGTAATTTTCGACAATATCAATGGCTGATTGAATATCAGTAAATGCTTCTTGCAAATTACCTTGTTTACTCTTTAACACAGCTATATTGGCAAGAATGCTTGCTTGAGAATCGTTTGTCTCTCTCCTGCGACTTTCTGTTAAAGCTTGCTGATAAAACTTTAAAGCTTCTTGCTCTTGCCCTAAATGTTGATAAACAACTCCAATAGAATTAAGAATTGATAATAAATGACAGGAGGATATATGAGCGAGTGGAAGAGCTTGATAATAATAATCTAATGCTTGGCGTCTTATTTCATTTAATGACCTTCCACTGGTCAGATTATCTATATTAGGTATTTGCTCTTTATTGTAGGGATGAGCAATTTTTAAGTAAACTCCACCTATACTGCTTAGAGAAACAGCTTCACTACATTTATCATCAACTTGATGACTAATAGCTAAAGCTTCCTGATAGTAATCAAGTGCCTGCTGATAGTGTCTGTCTCCCTCTGATAAGGAGCCAAGACCACGAAGAGCTTTCATTTTTTCTTCGGGGTCATCAACTTGTTGATAAATTTCTAGAGCTTGCTGGTACAAAGGTAAGGCTTGCTCTATCTGGTTGAAGCCAAAATAAGAAGCTGCAAGCAAATTAAGAATATGTCCTTCTTTTTTTTTATTGCCTAGTTGTTGCCATATTGTTAAAGCTTGCTTCAACTTAAATCTAGCCTCTTCAAATTTTTGGTTTTTCCACAAAGAACCAAACTCCAATTCTATATTTATTGCCTCAATACATAACTTTAAAACTTCATTTGAATCGAAATTAGAGTTTCCCGGATTACCACAACCTGTAATAGTTTGATTTTGGAAATCAATAGTTTGTGCCTGTACCAAACCAAAGGGAAATTTATTACCCAGCGCCATTAAAGGTAAAAAGAGTGTAACCAAAAAACTTGGAGTCAACTTATGGATAAATTCAAGCATAACTAACATAGAAAAACTCAATTAAAATCCCATACACATATGCTTTCTCTAGGTAATGGACACCTCATGGGTAAATTTCTATTGCCATAAAGCTTAAGTACCTGCAAATTATTCAAAGACGATAAAAAAGTTATATCTTGAATTTTATTACTCCTTAAATCAAGTACAAGTAAATTTTGTAGAGAAGAGAGAGGTGAAACATCTGTAATTTGATTTTCCCATAGCCCTAATTTCTGTAAATTAATTAGAGATGATAAAGGAGTTACATCCTTGATTTGATTATTACCTAAAAATAATATCTGTAGATTAATTAAATGTGATAGAGGTGTTATATCTTCAAGTTCCTGATTGTGAAAAATATAAATCTTTTGTAAATTAATTAGATTGGATAAAGGTGAGAGATTTTCGATTTCATTGCCAACAAGATAAAGTTCTTCTAAATCAGTCAGGGAAGACAAAAAACTTATGTCTTTTATTCCATTTTCGTTAAGAGCAAGTAATTTAAGATTAATTAATAAGGATAAACTGCTCAAGTTTTCTAGATTCGGAGTAGCATTAATGTGCAGTTCCTGTAAATCAGTTAGATTAGATAGAGGAGTTAAATCAATATTACGGCTATACTGAGCAGCAATATCAGGGCTATAACCAGAAAAGCCGAGATGGTGAAGAATTAGCACCCGCAAATTTTTTAGAGAAGCAAGGGGAGTTAGATCGGTAATTACGTTACCTGAGAGATGAAGATTTTCTAAATTTGTCAACGAAGCAAGAGGAGTTAAATCTAGGGGGGTTTCTCCATGCTTAATAATATTACGGTGATTGTGAATAGTTCCATGCTCCAGATAAAGCGTTCTTAAATTAACTAATGATGATAAAGGAGTTAACTCTCTGATTTCGTTGTAGGCTAAATCAAGCTCTTCTAGATGAGTAAGAGATGATAGGGGATTTAAGTCTTCTATAGATTGGTTAGAAATAGAAAGATCAAGAGGTTGGTTAGAAAGATCAAGACTCGTTTGATTCAACAATTTCTGGTGAGCTTGTTGACAATCTTGTAAGCGAATCCTTTCAAGAATTACTTCAACAGTATATTTCGCTTCTGGAGTTAAACTGTCTCGATTCTGACACCAATCGAGAAAGGTTTTCATTTCTCTTGTTGTATTTGATGCTTGTTGAGTTTCGGACTGTTGGGCAAATTCTCCTACTTGAGAAGAACCCTCTATTTCTCTCTCACCCGTTTCCTGTCTTGTTGATGTCTGCCAACTTTGAGCAGATACAGGGGATGAGAACAACACACTCATCCCTAAAGTCGTAGAGATACAAGCGGAGAGTAGTTTTGGGTAAGCCATAGAATTTAATCCTTTATCTCAATAGCAAATTGTCAAATCATCATTAAACAGTTAACGCCACTCCCCCTGAAGGGTAAAGGCTGCCCAAAAATAAGGGTTTCGCCAATCAATATTTTCACTTTGCCACATCGCTAATTGTGCCTGTCGCAAGGCTTCAGCAGGAGGGAGATTTTCTTGCAGATACTTTTGATAAAAGAGTTTCATCAGTTCGGCGGTTGATTCATCATTCACATTCCATAACGAAGCAATAACTCTGGGTGAACCTGCATACATAAAGCCTCTTGTCAACCCCACAATTCCTTCCCCTTTGACATTTTCCCCACTCCCCGTTTGACAAGCACTTAACACCACCAGTTCTGCCGGAAGATTCAGGTTGAAAATATCATTCAGGCGTAAGAACCCGTTTTGTGAGTTGCCTTGTCGGTCTACTAAGGATACAACTAATCCTGATAGTTCGGGGTAGTCGGGATTGAGTACGCCATGGGTAGCAAAATGAATAATTTGATAGTTACTTAAATCCGGTCGTTTAACCGTGTTTAAGTTGGCGTCAAACTCGAAAAAACTCACGCTGGATTTGCCTGGTAGGAGTTGAAGGATGGTATCGGCTTCGGTGCGGGTAAAGGGGAGACGTTTGAATTCAATATCTGAGGTGGTGGCTGACCGTTCTAAACTGAGTGAGGCGAGGTTTTCTGTACCGCGATTATTGTTAGATGGAGGGTTGGTTTTGCCGATAATGTCGTTATCGTCTGGGGAGAAGATGGGGTCGGCGATAATGGCAAGGGTATTGGGGGCAGTAGTGCGTTGAGTGAGTTGGTTGCGGTTGATGGCAACGGTGGAGGCGGAGGGGAGATGGATAACTTGATGCTTGGTGAGTAAGGGTTGATAGTCGGAAGGATTTATAGATAGGGCGGAAAAGGGAATGTAATGGAGTTGACCATCTGGGACAATTAGTAGGCGTTTTTGGGACAGGTGAGCCAGATTGGGGAGAATCAGTTGAGTGAGTTGGTTGGAGGCTGGGATAATTTCGCCAAATGCAGCGTCTCTATAGGTTGTCTGGCTCAAGAAGGCTTTAGCGGCTGTTTCAATTTCGCTTCTGGGGGGAAGTTGGTAGCTGGTGATGTTATCTTTGGTGACTGCCCAGAGGTAACTGCGGTCTTCTCCGAGGGAGTATTCTAGAAGTACGGTATCCTCATCAAGTACCTGTTGTTGAATCTGTTGTAGGGTTAACGGTTCAGGATACTTGAGTTCAGCGTAACGGGGGCTAGCGATGCGGATTTTGGCTTCGAGTTGGTTGAGTTGGTTGAGTTGGGTGTCGATTTTTTGTTGAATGTCGTCGAGTTCGGTTTGGCTGTGTTGAGTGCTAAGGAGTTGATACTTGCGATACTCTAAGTCGTTGAGTTGTTGAGTGAGGGTGCGTTCTTGTTCTAGGAGTTGGGGGTTAACGCCTTGGCGGATATCGGCGTTGGCTTCGGTGAGGAGTTCGATAAGACTTCTAGCGCGAGAACGTTCACTGGCGTGGAAGGCTTGAGCATCATATCCTTTATTAGGGTTTTGCTGGTGCAGTTGCATTAATAGGTCGATGTAGAGTTGGTAATAGTCTTGGTTACGGGCGAAGTAGGATTGGCGCAGTTGTTGGCTGGCGATTTGGGTGCGGAGTTGTTCAATAATATTGATAGCGGTTTCGATTTCGGTTTTGGCGGCGGTGAGGTTATTTTGTCGGCGGTTTAGGGTGGCTTGGTTGTAGAGGATATTGGCTTCTTCGCTTTTGTAACCTAGTCGGCGGGATAAGGGTAAGGCTTGGTTGTAGTAGTCTTGGGCTGTAGAATTCTCACCGGATGAAGCGTGTACTTTACCGATTTGATTGAGGATTGTGGTTTCTTTGACTTGATCATTGAGGTATCGAGAGATACTCAGGGCTTGTTTGTAGGTATTGAGGGCGCTTGACCAGTCTTTTGATGTGGTGTAGATGCTGCCCATGCCGATTAGGGTAGAGGTTTCGGCGGCTAGGTTCCCCCCGCTTCGGGAGATAGTGAGGGCTTGTTTGTAGGAGTCAAGAGCGTTTTCCTGTTGTCCGAGAGTGATGAAAGTAGCTGCCATGTTGTTGAAGATGGTAGCTGCACCTCCTTTATCGTTGAGTTGATACAACAGGGGTAAGGCTTGGTTATAAAAGTCTAGGGCGTTTTGCGGGTCGGCTAATTCGTTGTAGAGTTGACCCAGGCTGTTGAAAATAGCAGCTTCTGTGGCTTGAGAACCAGTTTGTTGGGATATGGGTAAGGCTTGGTTATAGAAGTCTAGGGCGGTTTGGAATTGTCCGAAATTGGCGTGAATGTTGCCGATTGATAAGAGAATTTGGGCTACTTTGACGTGGTTGTTATCTTCACGATAGAGTTCAAGGGATTCTTCTAATTTTCGAATTGCCAGTTGTCTCAACTCGATGGTGCCTTGCTGGGTGAGTTGAATTCCTTCGTTTAATGTCTTTTCTGGGGCGTAAGCGACTATCGCGGCTGATACGTCCCACAGACGGGCGGTTCCGTCCCGACTAGCAGTGAGAATTTGGCTGCCGTCAGGGCTAAATACGGCATTGTTAACCATAGCGTCATGTCCCTGGAATACAGCTAGGAGATTACCTTTGGTATCCCACAGACGGACTGTTCCATCCCAACTAGCAGTGAGGATTTGGCTCCCATCCAGGCTAAATACGGCACTTTCGACAGACTCTTCATGCCCTTGGAACACTACAAGGAGATTACCTTTTGCATCCCACAAACGGGCGCTTCCATCATAACTGGCAGTGAGAATTTGGCTGCCATCAGGGCTAAATACTGCACTGGTAACAGCATTTTCATGCCCCCGAAACAGGGCTAGGAGATTGCCTGATTTATCCCACAAACGGGCGCTTCTATCACTTCCATCATTGCTGGCAGTGAGGATTTGACTGCCATCCGGACTAAATATTGCACTGCTAGAATAATGATCACCCCGGAACACAGTCAAGAGATTCCCTTTTGTATCCCACAGGCGAACCGTTTTATCCATACTGGCGGTGAGGATTTGGCGGCTATCCGGGCTAAATATTGCACTGATAACAGTATTTTCATGTCCTCGGAACACGGTCAAGAGATTCCCTTTTGTATCCCACAGACGAGCAGTGTTATCGGAACTGGCGGTGACAATTTGAAGACCATCGGGGCTAAATACTGCACTTTGGACTGTACCCTTATGCCCCTGGAACTCTACAAGAAGATTGCCAGAAGTATCCCACAGGCGGGCAGTTGTCTCACTGGCGATGAGGATTTTGCTCCCGTCGGGGCTAAATACTGCACTATTGACGCTCTCCTCAGTCCCTCGGAATTCGGTAAGTTCGTTATTCTTCGATACGCCTATTTGAAAGGTTTGCAGGGTAGCCATTTGCTGAGCTTGGGCAGTGACCGCAACTGACAAGTCCCACAGATTGGCACTATAGTCCCCACTAGCAGTGAGAATTTGTTTACCATTGGGGCTAAATACTGCACTGGTGACATACTTCTCATGCCCTTGAAACACAGCTATAAGCTGACCAGAAGTATCCCACAGACGGATAATTTTATCATGGCTAGCCGTGAGGATTTGACTGCCATTGGGGCTAAATACCGCACTGCTGACTCCACCTTCAACCGCACCTTTATGCCCCCCAAATACGGCTAGCAGTTTACCAGAGGTATCCCACAAGCGAGCGGTTCCATCAATGCTAGCGGTAAGGATTTGGCTGCCGTTGGGATTAAACACTGCACTCAATAGTCCTCCCTCATGCCCCTGGAATACAGTTAGGAGATTTCCCGAAATATCCCACAGGAAGGCGAGTTTGTCATAACTGGCGGTAAGGATTTGTTTGCCATCGGGGCTAAATACTGCACTGGTGATTACTTCCCTATGCCCCTGGAACTCCCTGAGAAGATTACCTGAAGTATCCCACAAGTGGGCAGTTCTATCTGCACTAGCTGTAAGGATTTGTCTGCCATCAGGGCTAAATACTGCACTTAATACTACTTGTCTGTGCCCTTGAAACTCTCTGAGAAGATTACCTGAAGTATCCCACACGCGGATGGTTCCTCCACTAGCTGTAAGGATTTGTCTGCCATCCGGGCTAAATACTGCGCTGCTAACCCCATCCTCATGCCCCCGGAATACAGTAAGAAGATTTCCTGATGTATTCCACAGGCGAGCGGTTTTATCATCACTAGCCGTGAGGATTTGACTGCCATCGGGGCTAAATACTGCACTTGAGACTACTCCCTCATGCCCATGAAACATGGTCAGTTGAGCGTTGTGCCTGTATACTTCTTCCTGAAAGCTTTGGAGGACAGATGTTTGCTCAGCTTGGGCAGCGACCACTGCTGACAAGTCCCACAGGCGGGCGGTTCCATCACCACTGGCAATGAGGAGCTGATTCCCATCGGGGCTAAATACTGCACTGTTAACATAATCCTCAGTCCCCCGGAAAATGGCTAGTAGATTGCCTTTGGTATTCCACAGGGCGGTTTTAAACAAACTGATAGCAAGGATTTGGTTGCCATCCGGGCTAAATACAGCTTCCCTTATGTCATACTCACGACTCTGGAATTCTGCAAGGAGGTTGCCAGAAGTATCCCACAGGCGGGTGGTTTCATCAGCGCTGGCCGTCAGAATTTGGCTCCCATCCGGGCTAAATACTGCACTGAAAACTGAATCTTTATGTCCCTGGAACACAGCTAGAAGATTGGCTTTGGTATCCCACAGGCGGGCGGTTTTATCAGCGCTGGCCGTCAGAATTTGGCTCCCATCCGGGCTAAATACTGCACTGAAAACTGAATCTTTATGTCCCTGGAACACAGCTAGAAGATTGGCTTTGGTATCCCACAGGCGGACTGTTTTATCATCGCTGGTAATCAG
The nucleotide sequence above comes from Coleofasciculus chthonoplastes PCC 7420. Encoded proteins:
- a CDS encoding CHAT domain-containing protein; this translates as MSLVREDVVMKLPVCGIYQLRSQPKHHRWLQASAKATEVAILNSLGQLYNVNDASTAELMSQFYQKYLQENLPPAEALRQAQLAMWQSNVDWQNPYYWAAFTLQGEWH
- a CDS encoding GNAT family N-acetyltransferase, which produces MTWIFKPIDNSVNRDNFDCGVPELNDYLKKYAKQNHQKGIAKTFVAIPEEGEPNVAGYYSVSMSEIQRELMPKSYGKGLPRYPVPAMRMGKLAVDSSMQGKKLGEALLMECLRRAIRISQDVGIFAVVVDALNEEAKAFYLRYGFIALPSNSLSLFIPLKTVAKAMGS
- a CDS encoding tetratricopeptide repeat protein — its product is MLVMLEFIHKLTPSFLVTLFLPLMALGNKFPFGLVQAQTIDFQNQTITGCGNPGNSNFDSNEVLKLCIEAINIELEFGSLWKNQKFEEARFKLKQALTIWQQLGNKKKEGHILNLLAASYFGFNQIEQALPLYQQALEIYQQVDDPEEKMKALRGLGSLSEGDRHYQQALDYYQEALAISHQVDDKCSEAVSLSSIGGVYLKIAHPYNKEQIPNIDNLTSGRSLNEIRRQALDYYYQALPLAHISSCHLLSILNSIGVVYQHLGQEQEALKFYQQALTESRRRETNDSQASILANIAVLKSKQGNLQEAFTDIQSAIDIVENYRTYLISPDFRTTYFSSQQNIYETYIDILMQLHQKDPTKGYDAQAFYASERSRARSLIELLAEANVDIRQGVDPQLLEQERNLQEELDGIEKRRIELSRGYYSQAQADQLEQTRQTVWSKYKNLQDEIRLKSPNYGALQYPQPLTLTQVQQQLLDKDTILLQYSLGEERSYLWAVTKDSITNYQLPPHEQILSKISARKSASC
- a CDS encoding CHAT domain-containing protein, which codes for MSKFYQKYLQENLPPAEALRQAQLAMWQSENIDWRNPYFWAAFTLQGEWR
- a CDS encoding leucine-rich repeat domain-containing protein — encoded protein: MAYPKLLSACISTTLGMSVLFSSPVSAQSWQTSTRQETGEREIEGSSQVGEFAQQSETQQASNTTREMKTFLDWCQNRDSLTPEAKYTVEVILERIRLQDCQQAHQKLLNQTSLDLSNQPLDLSISNQSIEDLNPLSSLTHLEELDLAYNEIRELTPLSSLVNLRTLYLEHGTIHNHRNIIKHGETPLDLTPLASLTNLENLHLSGNVITDLTPLASLKNLRVLILHHLGFSGYSPDIAAQYSRNIDLTPLSNLTDLQELHINATPNLENLSSLSLLINLKLLALNENGIKDISFLSSLTDLEELYLVGNEIENLSPLSNLINLQKIYIFHNQELEDITPLSHLINLQILFLGNNQIKDVTPLSSLINLQKLGLWENQITDVSPLSSLQNLLVLDLRSNKIQDITFLSSLNNLQVLKLYGNRNLPMRCPLPRESICVWDFN
- a CDS encoding type II toxin-antitoxin system TacA family antitoxin, encoding MPKLTIEVPEENKERLQTLLVRSQAGELTPSEQQELNQYLAIEDIEETRAFTPSQSLGSGYHDDSSPNLFTQNSSLTQSVSEVGMMGQSLAKGNQSPDTPETYIRLILEPQHKKTLEKAAAKRCLTLSEYLLELVLDAATQELATPEPMVLDEQDWDIFASALKNPPEPNRVLKEAFKRHQN
- a CDS encoding ATP-binding protein, translated to MSLAEVTVAIESGCHVVSLQASLIERVNVIRAIERELAIAFGLPCYLWNLGAGRFQELSPSVSRQGNSDVCGVERSQPLDVLEFLSHQPGSGVYILEDLHPFLDQEADDVPSRMVAGRVVSRLINIASDRSGGSIYLILLGLQNVELPEVIRSLIPEVWYPLPDYQEREAMLRQFLPQIESGVDLEIVPTLAQRAGGLSIEEIKMSLRLAVAKSGGSLASKGVGLLLDFKVERLKQFDLAFTPSPDVSDFGGMDRIRDAIDGVKRDYTQAARRLGIPLPKGWLLVGPPGTGKTLVCQFCAKMLEFPLISVDTGAIAAGGASYLRRLIDRVEASAPAVVYLDEFDKLFPDPGVPADVKQRQVLGFLLTWLQNKVSQTFVIATLNRLDALPPELTRLGRFDEIFYVDFPQAGERKDILHLHLARFDRRYRHGSVLTMKEWRILLSRTVNCTGAELAGMVEKAAKRQFHAGAREIVLGLDELMAAREEITPLYMADTDRLLRMRNAAKRMATSAASVDDSAYAPPPMTLWGNVEGDSSVFSSGTDVNAILPEG